The Chitinivibrionia bacterium genome includes the window CGACCGGTCAGAGAGCCGAAACCTGCAAGCGACAATAAAGGCTTCGGCAATTATAACCGATTCGGTATCGGCATTAAGCGCGATAATGATGATGCAACATTTACGATGAATTACTCACGAAGACAAAACTTCTTTGATTTCGGACTTGAATTCGGATTAGGCGGTTATGAGTCATATCTTGGTTATTATTATACAACCGGAATAGATGATTATATGTGTCCGTTTATTAGGCGCAGTATTAGTTTTGAGTCTCATTTTGAATTTATCAATCACGTGATTGTCGGCACCGGAATAGGATTAGGCGTTACAACTGTGAGACATATGAAACCGGATGTGTCAGGAAGTTCTATAGTTTGGGAGCGAGTGATATTTGCGCGAATGCCCGAATTTAATTTATCTCCAAGATTAGGGTATGAATGGGCTATCAGAGAAAATTTAAAATTACAATATCGTCTCATTTATTCGTTGTCTTTTGCAGGGTTGTCAGAAAGAAGTAGGGAAGATTTATCCATGAATCACTGGGGAGAGAATACAAAATTCAGAGAGCATTCGCTTGGCAACGACATAATGATTTATCGCGATTGGATTGCGCTGAATTTTGGATTTAGTTTCTTTAATATGAAGCGAGAAGAATATCGTGTAGAAGGAGATAGTCGCAACCCTAATAGGACAGAAAGGAATACAATAGGATTAAACACTAATCTTGGCGTTAGTATTTTGTTTTAAGAAAACAAATTAAACCTTTTGAAGCAGATTTTACAATAGGCGAAGAGCAATCTTCGCCTATTTTTTGTTTAATATTGCTTTGCAGTGTCGGAAAATAGTATTTTTGTTTTATGGTTTTTATTTCTTTTTTAGAAAAGAGGAAAATATGGCAACAATTAACATTCAAATTGACGATATGCTGAAAAACAGGGCGGAAGATTTTTTTTCTAATCTCGGTCTTGATATTTCTTCGGCAGTGAATATGCTTTTGCAACAGGTTATGTGTAGTCGTTCTGTTGTAAGAAGCAAGTTAATTAGTGCCCAGCGAAGAAAAAACTGTGCAAAACTCGGCGGTTGGGAGGGAAAAGTTTGGATGTCAGATGATTTCGACGAACCGCTTGAAGATTTTAAGGAGTATATGTAATTGAAATACATCCTTGACACACATATAGTTTTATGGCTTACGAGTAATCCTGATTTACTAACAG containing:
- a CDS encoding DUF2281 domain-containing protein, whose protein sequence is MATINIQIDDMLKNRAEDFFSNLGLDISSAVNMLLQQVMCSRSVVRSKLISAQRRKNCAKLGGWEGKVWMSDDFDEPLEDFKEYM